In one Roseburia intestinalis L1-82 genomic region, the following are encoded:
- a CDS encoding IS110 family RNA-guided transposase, translating to MKIYVGIDIAKLNHFAAAISFDGEIIIEPFKFTNDADGFQLLVSKLESFDKNSPIIGLESTAHYGDNLVRFLVTELYQVCVLNPIKTCQMRKNNVRKTKTDKVDTYVIAKTLMIQDNLRFVSFFDLDMMDLKALGRFRQKTIKQRTRLKIQLTTYVDQVFPEIQYFFKSGLHQHAVYALLKEAPSPKEIASMHMTHLANLLKVNSHGHFTKEQAKELRVLAQKSVGANDSAISIQITQTIQQIELLDSQLEKIEAEMTDIMKFNDSVIMTIPGIGYINGGMILGEIGDIHRFSNPNKLLAFAGLDPSVYQSGNFQAKTTRMSKRGSRVLRYALVNAAWNVVRNNATFKAYYDAKRAEGRSHYNALGHCSGKLVRVIWKMLTDNVEFNLK from the coding sequence ATGAAAATTTACGTAGGCATTGATATTGCCAAACTTAATCATTTCGCCGCTGCGATTTCTTTCGACGGTGAAATAATCATTGAGCCGTTCAAATTCACAAATGACGCTGATGGCTTCCAACTGCTGGTCTCTAAACTCGAATCATTCGATAAGAACAGCCCCATCATCGGTCTTGAGTCAACGGCACACTACGGTGACAACCTTGTTCGATTCCTTGTTACTGAGCTTTACCAAGTGTGTGTGTTGAACCCCATCAAAACCTGTCAAATGCGAAAAAATAACGTTCGCAAAACTAAGACAGATAAGGTCGACACTTACGTGATTGCTAAAACTCTTATGATACAGGACAACCTCAGATTCGTCAGCTTCTTCGATCTCGATATGATGGATCTTAAGGCATTGGGACGTTTCCGTCAGAAAACCATAAAGCAACGTACCCGATTGAAAATTCAACTGACAACCTATGTTGATCAGGTCTTTCCGGAGATTCAATACTTTTTCAAATCCGGTCTGCATCAACACGCTGTCTATGCTTTATTAAAAGAAGCACCTTCTCCAAAAGAGATTGCTTCCATGCATATGACTCATCTGGCAAATCTGCTCAAAGTGAACTCACACGGACACTTTACCAAAGAACAGGCCAAAGAATTAAGAGTTCTCGCACAGAAGTCTGTCGGTGCTAACGACAGCGCTATATCTATTCAGATAACTCAAACCATTCAACAAATCGAGTTACTGGATAGCCAATTAGAAAAGATTGAAGCTGAGATGACGGATATCATGAAATTCAACGATTCTGTCATCATGACCATTCCTGGTATCGGTTATATCAATGGTGGAATGATTCTTGGTGAAATAGGTGATATTCACCGTTTCTCCAATCCAAACAAGCTGCTTGCTTTTGCTGGTCTGGATCCTTCTGTTTATCAGTCTGGTAACTTTCAGGCTAAGACAACAAGGATGTCCAAACGTGGCTCTCGTGTTTTACGATATGCCCTTGTAAATGCAGCTTGGAACGTTGTCAGAAACAACGCAACCTTCAAGGCTTATTATGATGCCAAGAGAGCTGAAGGCCGGTCTCACTACAATGCACTTGGGCATTGTTCCGGCAAACTTGTCAGAGTCATCTGGAAGATGCTCACCGACAATGTCGAATTTAACCTCAAATAA
- the tnpC gene encoding IS66 family transposase, whose translation MDPFFTEEQLNNMSRENMMEVMRIMQNQVQKKETEVQLLKDKQKELEFMNAMLSDRLALAQRRRFGSSSEKYADGYEQMDLFNEAEVNADMDTAEIEEEIVIPSHKRKKRTGKKEEDLSNFEVTETIEYKLTGEDRYCPDCGTKYKVVTKEVVKRLKFIPSTFEVVEEVTYVYSCPKCGAMIRPEKEFPLIKGSIATPSLVAGIMNAKYVNGMPLARQEREFARYDLNLSTKTMANWIISCADRYLGLLYRQMKEEFLKSRYIHCDETRIQVIDEPDQKGSSQNWMWVYLTDHYSESPQMVLFDYERTRAGYHPVNFLGDTFHGYLTCDGYQAYHGLNDSITVTGCFTHARRRFDAALTALKKDFTKEQLKETVAYQAMTRIGILYKVEELIKDKTLEERYQERQKQSRPVVEALFEWLHSMEDSVDRSSLIGDAILYTLNQENYLRRYLDDGHLSIDNNSAERAIKNFAVGRRNWLFAKSIRGADASAVVYSIAETALLNGLKPYVYLSYVLDELRKMGPFPKPDDLNRLLPWSNELPEGFRTKKKK comes from the coding sequence ATGGATCCGTTTTTTACAGAGGAACAGCTGAATAACATGAGCCGTGAAAACATGATGGAAGTTATGCGAATCATGCAGAATCAGGTTCAAAAAAAAGAGACCGAGGTACAGCTTCTGAAAGACAAGCAGAAAGAACTGGAATTTATGAACGCAATGCTTTCAGACCGTCTTGCGCTTGCACAAAGAAGACGTTTCGGTTCTTCCAGTGAAAAATACGCAGATGGATATGAACAGATGGATCTGTTTAATGAGGCTGAAGTCAATGCAGATATGGATACTGCTGAGATTGAAGAGGAAATCGTGATTCCATCGCACAAACGGAAAAAACGCACCGGCAAAAAAGAAGAAGATCTCTCTAATTTCGAAGTAACAGAAACAATCGAATATAAACTGACCGGCGAAGACCGCTATTGTCCGGACTGTGGAACAAAGTATAAAGTCGTCACAAAAGAAGTCGTAAAACGACTGAAATTCATCCCCTCCACCTTTGAAGTGGTTGAAGAAGTAACCTATGTATACAGTTGTCCAAAATGTGGTGCTATGATCCGGCCGGAAAAAGAGTTTCCGCTGATCAAGGGAAGCATTGCTACACCTTCGCTGGTTGCCGGAATCATGAATGCAAAGTATGTCAATGGCATGCCGCTGGCAAGACAGGAACGGGAATTCGCAAGGTATGACTTAAATCTTTCAACAAAAACAATGGCAAACTGGATCATCAGCTGTGCAGACCGGTATCTGGGACTGCTTTATAGGCAGATGAAGGAAGAATTCCTAAAGAGCAGATACATCCATTGTGATGAGACCAGGATTCAGGTAATTGATGAACCGGATCAGAAAGGATCATCTCAAAACTGGATGTGGGTATATCTGACAGATCATTACAGTGAATCCCCACAGATGGTTCTCTTTGATTATGAGAGAACGCGTGCCGGATATCACCCGGTAAACTTCCTTGGAGATACATTTCATGGATATCTGACGTGTGATGGATACCAGGCGTATCATGGACTGAACGATTCCATTACCGTAACAGGATGCTTTACCCATGCGAGACGCCGTTTTGATGCTGCGCTCACGGCATTAAAAAAGGATTTCACAAAGGAGCAGCTGAAAGAAACAGTTGCATATCAGGCAATGACGAGGATCGGAATCCTGTATAAAGTAGAGGAACTGATCAAAGATAAGACACTGGAAGAACGGTATCAGGAACGCCAGAAGCAGTCGCGTCCAGTAGTGGAAGCTCTGTTTGAATGGCTGCATTCGATGGAAGATTCTGTAGACAGATCTTCCCTTATTGGTGATGCCATTTTATATACGCTGAATCAGGAAAACTATCTTCGCAGGTACTTGGATGACGGGCATCTGAGCATTGATAATAATAGTGCGGAGCGTGCAATCAAAAATTTTGCAGTAGGCCGCCGGAATTGGCTGTTTGCCAAGAGTATCCGTGGTGCAGATGCCAGTGCTGTTGTTTATAGTATCGCAGAAACAGCCCTGCTGAATGGTCTGAAGCCGTATGTATATCTTTCCTATGTATTAGACGAGCTTCGTAAAATGGGACCTTTTCCAAAGCCGGATGATCTAAATCGGCTTTTGCCATGGTCAAATGAATTACCGGAAGGATTTCGAACCAAAAAGAAGAAATAA
- the istA gene encoding IS21 family transposase, with product MQLDYKDIIIKHYALSMSGSEIARQAGFSKSGVNDFLRAFKKCEDLSYPLPAGITNYGIALKVYGAVPGSGGRNENIELPDYEDAAKLMATRKNMTLMFLWNRYKKKCEEEGARFYQYSQYCELYNKWCEENYETAHFDAVIAQKMEVDFAGQTFSMTDPLTGEIMTIVVFVAILPYSQYIYAEGMLSTKEPQWIDVNNHALDYFGGVPALVVCDNCKQAVVVNQDWIEPELNKDYADWADHYGTVILPAKVRKPKFKSSVENAVGILEKGFFHKLEERQYFSLEQFNKDLWKELEALNKEPFKKKEHNRYYYWEEEKLELMPLPSMHYEYMERKTAKVSSDFHVRFDNAYYSVDKAFLHKKVSIKASSTVVRIYSLTGEFLCEWPRATRKGQWSTNPDHLPDNYKGFTQWNAPYFIQKAQLIGKNTETVIRTILKSRPYEVQTYRMCLGILNFTKKYSNKALEECCKQAIALNKQKYTFIKNTISVVADDLGEAGYHHSTSVKKEPVRGGYVMPPEASSIDTLLSRSRALADQMREEVDD from the coding sequence ATGCAGTTGGATTACAAGGACATCATCATCAAACACTACGCGCTATCAATGTCCGGTAGCGAAATAGCTCGTCAGGCTGGTTTCAGCAAGTCTGGTGTTAATGACTTCTTGAGAGCATTCAAGAAGTGCGAAGATCTGAGCTATCCATTACCAGCAGGCATCACTAACTATGGTATTGCCCTGAAGGTGTATGGAGCTGTACCTGGATCAGGAGGACGAAATGAGAACATCGAGTTACCTGATTATGAAGATGCTGCCAAGCTTATGGCTACCCGTAAAAACATGACACTCATGTTTCTTTGGAACCGCTATAAGAAAAAGTGCGAAGAAGAAGGCGCTCGTTTCTATCAATACAGTCAGTATTGTGAGCTCTACAACAAGTGGTGCGAAGAGAATTATGAGACCGCCCACTTTGATGCTGTTATCGCACAAAAGATGGAAGTTGACTTTGCTGGACAGACGTTCTCCATGACAGATCCTCTTACCGGTGAGATTATGACCATCGTCGTTTTTGTAGCTATCCTGCCTTATTCACAGTATATCTATGCAGAAGGAATGCTCTCAACAAAGGAACCACAGTGGATTGATGTCAACAATCATGCCTTGGATTACTTTGGTGGAGTTCCTGCATTAGTAGTCTGTGATAACTGCAAACAGGCTGTTGTCGTTAATCAAGACTGGATTGAACCTGAACTAAACAAAGATTATGCTGATTGGGCTGACCACTATGGCACCGTTATTCTTCCAGCGAAGGTTCGTAAGCCGAAGTTTAAAAGTTCTGTAGAAAACGCAGTAGGCATTCTCGAGAAGGGCTTCTTCCACAAACTTGAAGAACGCCAGTATTTCTCACTGGAACAGTTTAATAAGGATCTTTGGAAGGAACTGGAGGCTCTGAATAAAGAACCATTCAAGAAGAAAGAACACAATAGATACTATTATTGGGAAGAAGAGAAACTTGAATTGATGCCGCTCCCCTCCATGCATTACGAGTACATGGAGAGAAAAACGGCAAAGGTGTCAAGTGACTTCCACGTACGCTTTGACAATGCTTATTATAGCGTAGATAAAGCGTTTTTGCATAAGAAAGTATCTATTAAGGCATCTTCAACTGTTGTTCGTATTTATTCTCTTACCGGAGAGTTCCTTTGCGAATGGCCAAGGGCAACCCGTAAAGGTCAGTGGTCAACAAATCCTGATCACCTGCCGGACAACTATAAAGGGTTTACCCAGTGGAATGCTCCTTACTTTATCCAGAAAGCGCAGCTCATTGGCAAGAATACAGAGACTGTTATTCGTACGATTCTCAAATCCAGACCATATGAAGTACAGACCTATCGTATGTGCCTGGGTATTCTGAACTTTACAAAGAAGTACAGTAATAAGGCTCTTGAAGAGTGCTGTAAGCAGGCGATTGCTCTGAATAAGCAGAAATACACCTTCATCAAGAATACGATATCTGTTGTAGCAGACGATCTCGGAGAGGCGGGATACCATCATTCCACATCGGTAAAGAAAGAACCGGTACGCGGCGGGTATGTAATGCCGCCGGAAGCTTCCAGTATAGACACCCTTTTATCTCGCAGCAGAGCCCTTGCTGATCAGATGCGCGAGGAGGTGGATGACTGA
- a CDS encoding ABC transporter ATP-binding protein produces MKKLHTYIGHYWYGYLFAICSMIIATGLDMVYPQITQRIVDEVIIGGKMELLTGLLVGIVAVGIGRCIFGYCKEFSFDVLSSKIGAQIRKDLFRHIQTLSMNYFDNTNTGELMARVKDDVDKIWNAMGYVGMLTIEVVIHVSMVLYCMFHLNWKLALIPLVTMISCGAIAIIMERKLDKIYEDISEENAVLTTVAEENLAGVRTVKAFAREKFEIEKFLSHNKRYYDLNISQSKVLVKYYPYFQFVGKALPVAMTILGGVSVMHGNMTLGALVAFVEYSRNCTWPMEMLGWLTNDLSSAVASYKKIKKIYGETAMIKDEEQPVVLEQVKGDISFEHVSFSIEGKNILSDINFTVPAGKTIGIMGATGSGKSSIVNLLQRFYDVSDGAVKVDGTDVRKLSLKQLRSSISVVLQDVFLFSDTIEENIKMGQRKVMPFDEIRRAADCAQAKDFIEKMDEQYATVIGERGVGLSGGQKQRISIARAIAKKAPILILDDSTSALDMETEHEIQKTLNELKDTTKVIIAHRISAVCHADEIIYLKDGGIAERGTHQELLAKRGLYYETYMAQYGTFLGGEAM; encoded by the coding sequence ATGAAAAAGTTACATACATATATCGGACATTACTGGTATGGGTATTTGTTCGCAATATGTTCCATGATTATAGCGACCGGACTGGATATGGTTTATCCACAGATCACACAGCGGATCGTGGATGAGGTCATCATCGGCGGGAAAATGGAACTGCTCACCGGGCTTTTGGTGGGAATCGTTGCGGTTGGGATCGGACGCTGCATCTTTGGATACTGCAAAGAGTTTTCGTTTGACGTCTTAAGTTCTAAGATCGGCGCACAGATCCGTAAGGATCTGTTCCGGCACATTCAGACATTGTCGATGAATTATTTTGACAATACGAACACCGGAGAACTGATGGCGAGAGTCAAGGATGATGTTGACAAGATCTGGAATGCGATGGGATATGTCGGCATGCTGACGATCGAGGTCGTCATCCATGTGAGCATGGTGCTCTACTGTATGTTTCATCTGAACTGGAAACTGGCGCTGATACCGCTTGTGACGATGATTTCCTGCGGTGCGATCGCGATCATCATGGAGCGGAAACTGGATAAAATTTACGAGGATATCAGTGAGGAAAATGCGGTGCTGACCACGGTTGCGGAGGAAAATCTTGCAGGTGTGCGCACTGTAAAAGCATTTGCCAGAGAAAAATTTGAGATTGAAAAATTTCTGTCACACAACAAGCGTTACTATGACTTGAATATCAGCCAGTCGAAGGTGCTGGTAAAATATTACCCGTATTTTCAGTTTGTAGGAAAAGCACTTCCGGTAGCCATGACGATTTTGGGCGGTGTTTCCGTGATGCATGGAAATATGACGCTCGGTGCGCTGGTCGCATTTGTCGAATACAGCAGAAACTGCACCTGGCCGATGGAGATGCTCGGCTGGCTGACGAATGATTTGTCCTCTGCCGTTGCTTCTTATAAGAAGATCAAGAAGATTTACGGGGAGACGGCGATGATCAAAGATGAGGAACAGCCTGTCGTGTTAGAACAGGTGAAAGGGGACATTTCTTTCGAACATGTTTCATTTTCCATTGAGGGAAAAAATATCCTTTCTGATATTAACTTTACGGTTCCGGCAGGAAAAACCATCGGAATCATGGGTGCGACCGGTTCGGGAAAATCCTCAATCGTCAATCTGTTACAGCGTTTTTATGATGTGTCGGACGGCGCTGTAAAAGTGGATGGCACGGATGTGCGGAAACTTTCTTTAAAACAGCTTCGCAGCAGTATTTCTGTTGTATTGCAGGATGTATTTCTGTTTTCCGACACGATCGAGGAAAATATCAAGATGGGGCAGCGAAAGGTAATGCCGTTCGATGAGATCCGCAGAGCGGCAGACTGTGCACAGGCAAAGGATTTCATTGAAAAAATGGATGAACAGTATGCGACCGTCATCGGTGAGCGCGGTGTCGGACTTTCCGGCGGACAAAAGCAGCGTATCAGTATTGCGCGTGCCATTGCAAAAAAGGCGCCGATTCTGATTTTAGACGATTCCACGTCCGCGCTTGATATGGAGACGGAACATGAGATCCAGAAAACATTAAATGAATTAAAAGATACAACGAAAGTGATCATTGCGCACCGTATTTCTGCGGTCTGTCATGCAGATGAGATCATCTATCTGAAAGACGGAGGGATTGCGGAGCGCGGAACGCATCAGGAACTGCTTGCAAAGCGCGGACTTTATTATGAAACTTACATGGCGCAGTATGGCACGTTCTTAGGAGGGGAGGCGATGTAA
- the rfbG gene encoding CDP-glucose 4,6-dehydratase: protein MLDVSFYKDKKVLITGHTGFKGSWMCQLLIMAGAKVTGYALEAPTDPSLFEMCHLADHMQSVIGDVRDLDHMKKVFDEVQPEIVIHMAAQPIVRESYKNPVYTYETNVMGTVNVLECVRLTSSVKSFLNVTTDKVYLNKEWEWGYRENEELNGYDPYSNSKSCSELVTSSYLNSFFKDMDVAISTARAGNVIGGGDFAVDRIVPDCIRSAEKKEDIIVRNPFSTRPYEHVLEPVVAYLMIAKAQYEDKKYAGNYNVGPDETDCWTTGNLVTLFCEKWNRATGDSIKWIDRYDGGPHEANFLKLDCSKLKRTFGWKPRWNVETTMEKIVEWSHIYLQHGDVADCMKRQIEEFITE, encoded by the coding sequence ATGCTTGATGTTTCTTTTTACAAAGATAAAAAGGTATTGATTACCGGGCATACAGGATTTAAGGGATCCTGGATGTGTCAGTTACTTATTATGGCAGGAGCTAAAGTAACAGGATATGCGCTTGAAGCACCGACAGATCCAAGTTTATTTGAAATGTGTCATCTTGCAGACCATATGCAGTCTGTCATAGGGGATGTGCGTGATTTAGACCATATGAAAAAAGTTTTTGATGAGGTACAGCCAGAGATCGTGATTCATATGGCAGCGCAGCCAATTGTGAGAGAATCCTATAAGAATCCTGTATATACCTATGAAACGAATGTGATGGGAACCGTAAATGTTTTAGAATGTGTCCGTTTAACTTCATCAGTTAAATCATTTTTAAATGTTACGACAGATAAAGTATATCTGAACAAAGAATGGGAGTGGGGATACAGAGAGAATGAAGAATTAAATGGATATGATCCGTATTCAAATTCGAAATCATGTTCCGAACTTGTAACCAGCAGTTATCTGAATTCATTTTTTAAAGATATGGATGTTGCAATTTCAACAGCGCGTGCCGGTAATGTAATTGGAGGCGGTGATTTTGCAGTAGATCGTATTGTCCCTGATTGCATCCGTTCAGCGGAGAAAAAGGAGGATATCATTGTAAGAAATCCTTTCTCCACAAGACCATATGAACATGTTTTAGAACCGGTTGTTGCGTATCTTATGATTGCGAAAGCCCAGTATGAGGATAAAAAATATGCTGGAAATTATAATGTTGGACCGGATGAAACTGATTGTTGGACAACAGGTAACCTGGTAACTCTTTTCTGTGAAAAATGGAACAGGGCAACAGGCGATTCTATAAAATGGATTGATCGCTACGATGGTGGACCGCACGAGGCAAATTTCTTGAAATTAGATTGTTCTAAACTGAAGCGTACCTTTGGATGGAAACCAAGATGGAACGTTGAGACAACCATGGAAAAGATTGTGGAATGGTCACATATTTATCTGCAGCATGGTGATGTAGCAGACTGTATGAAACGTCAAATTGAAGAATTTATAACAGAATAG
- a CDS encoding GtrA family protein has product MQNVGTVIWHWIEVIAHAVLNLFFKLIGKELTQSQFDAFMQFVKFGIVGVSNTVISYVLYAVSLIGFQKAGVLPKSDYLVAQVIAFVLSVLWSFYWNNKLVFVLEEGKQRSVWKALLKTYVSYSFTGLFLNSILLILWVQVVGISEFIAPIINLLISVPLNFVINKFWAFKQK; this is encoded by the coding sequence ATGCAAAATGTAGGAACCGTGATATGGCATTGGATCGAGGTAATTGCACATGCTGTTTTAAATCTGTTTTTTAAATTAATTGGAAAAGAACTGACACAAAGTCAGTTTGATGCATTTATGCAGTTCGTGAAGTTTGGAATTGTGGGTGTAAGTAACACGGTTATATCATATGTATTGTATGCTGTCAGTCTTATTGGGTTTCAAAAGGCGGGAGTTTTACCGAAAAGTGATTATCTGGTTGCACAGGTGATTGCATTTGTTTTAAGTGTGTTATGGTCGTTTTACTGGAACAACAAGCTGGTATTTGTTTTGGAAGAAGGAAAACAGCGTTCAGTATGGAAAGCGTTATTAAAGACATATGTTTCGTATTCTTTTACAGGATTGTTTTTAAATAGTATTTTACTGATTTTGTGGGTGCAGGTAGTTGGAATTTCAGAATTTATTGCACCAATTATTAATCTGTTGATAAGTGTACCATTGAATTTTGTGATAAATAAGTTTTGGGCGTTTAAACAGAAATAA
- the tnpA gene encoding IS66 family insertion sequence element accessory protein TnpA: MKTDEKITLWSERIHEFQFSGQTCKTWCQEHHVPVSTMNYWMRKLKKLDEQSDTDMIFAKMPTEKEISKNETLNISPSPVRIFITNAIRIEVMPECPPEFFRVLIQGLKDHA, from the coding sequence ATGAAAACAGATGAAAAAATCACGCTGTGGTCTGAACGAATCCATGAATTTCAATTCAGTGGGCAGACTTGCAAAACATGGTGTCAGGAACATCACGTTCCAGTCTCTACAATGAATTATTGGATGCGCAAGCTGAAAAAATTGGACGAACAATCAGATACAGATATGATTTTTGCAAAAATGCCAACGGAAAAAGAGATTTCAAAGAATGAGACTTTGAATATCAGCCCGTCTCCAGTCCGCATTTTTATCACAAACGCTATTCGGATTGAAGTGATGCCTGAATGCCCGCCGGAATTTTTTCGTGTTCTGATCCAGGGGCTGAAAGATCATGCTTGA
- a CDS encoding ATP-binding protein, which yields MLTGTALMNELVDELNELKLSTMAATLDDLYHRPGFLEMDRLTLIAELIGPQFQEKVSTTLKNRLTAAHLKGSPEELADCVDSDKREYLPAGITEVLFSLDFIERGYNLCILGESDAGKSYLAKAIGIKACNRYNVGYFHSEELLESMVALKEQDYDKYARKMKKYLKWELIILDDFLLHTITDEREIKILFELLEKRNEQRKSTIVCSQRDPDNWKAMILNDEVSANSIMKRATKHYTIKINTR from the coding sequence ATGCTTACAGGAACCGCTCTCATGAACGAGCTTGTCGATGAACTGAATGAGCTTAAACTTTCAACAATGGCAGCCACCTTAGATGATCTGTATCACAGACCCGGCTTTTTAGAGATGGATCGTCTCACGCTTATTGCAGAACTGATTGGTCCGCAGTTTCAGGAAAAAGTCAGTACGACACTGAAGAATCGGCTGACAGCAGCTCATCTGAAAGGATCTCCGGAGGAATTGGCGGATTGTGTGGACTCTGACAAGCGTGAGTATCTGCCTGCAGGTATAACCGAGGTGCTTTTTTCCCTTGACTTTATCGAAAGAGGCTATAATCTCTGCATTCTAGGAGAATCAGATGCTGGAAAGTCTTATCTTGCCAAAGCTATCGGCATAAAGGCCTGCAACCGGTATAACGTCGGTTACTTCCACAGCGAGGAGCTTCTGGAAAGCATGGTAGCCCTTAAAGAACAGGATTATGATAAATATGCTCGCAAGATGAAGAAGTATCTCAAATGGGAACTGATCATCCTAGATGATTTCCTGCTCCACACGATCACTGACGAACGGGAAATAAAAATCCTGTTCGAGCTGCTCGAAAAGAGGAACGAACAGAGAAAAAGCACTATCGTATGCTCCCAGCGTGATCCGGATAACTGGAAAGCAATGATTCTCAACGATGAGGTATCTGCTAATTCCATTATGAAGAGAGCCACAAAGCACTACACTATCAAGATCAACACACGATAA
- the tnpB gene encoding IS66 family insertion sequence element accessory protein TnpB (TnpB, as the term is used for proteins encoded by IS66 family insertion elements, is considered an accessory protein, since TnpC, encoded by a neighboring gene, is a DDE family transposase.) — protein sequence MLDLAGGTTVYLACGATDLRKSYHGLAAIIKLKFKLDPYSRCMFAFCNRRRTSIKILQWDGSGFWILMKRLDKDSFHWPDTPDELQKVTLKEMHWLCDGLSLTPKGAFEERHPKIVV from the coding sequence ATGCTTGATCTGGCAGGTGGCACAACCGTTTACCTTGCCTGTGGAGCTACCGATCTGAGAAAAAGCTATCACGGACTGGCTGCAATTATCAAGCTAAAATTCAAACTTGATCCCTATTCGCGCTGCATGTTTGCGTTCTGCAACCGCAGGCGGACTTCTATTAAGATTCTGCAATGGGACGGATCCGGTTTCTGGATTCTGATGAAGAGGCTTGACAAAGATTCCTTTCACTGGCCGGATACTCCGGATGAATTACAGAAAGTGACCCTGAAAGAGATGCATTGGCTGTGTGATGGTCTTTCACTTACTCCGAAGGGAGCTTTTGAAGAAAGACATCCAAAGATTGTTGTATAA